The Triticum dicoccoides isolate Atlit2015 ecotype Zavitan chromosome 6A, WEW_v2.0, whole genome shotgun sequence genome has a window encoding:
- the LOC119316269 gene encoding protein RRC1-like: MSSKKVPFNRHKENEEARKKREEDEAARVYAEFVKSFEGESASGSKFVRGGVIDPNAKLRADSEGGNSKDRGSVPKKGSRYVPSFVPPSFGREPEKKKEDERPKEKERGKPRAIDTVMEELKLEKELRERRNQERASRHGDTSVPSSRFDELPDEFDPTGRLPGSFDDGDPQTTNLYVGNLSPKVDENFLLRTFGRFGPIASVKIMWPRTEEERKRQRHCGFVAFMNRAEGQAAKDEMQGVVVYDYELKIGWGKSVALPSQALPAPPPGHMAIRNKEGGTVIISGPGGPPVASVTQQTSELVLTPNVPDIMVAPPDDSHLRHVIDTMALHVLDGGCAFEQAIMERGRGKALFNFLFDLKSKEHTYYVWRLYSFAQGDTLQRWRTEPFIMITGSGRWVPPALPSSRSPDREKESTFAAGRTRRVEVERTLTETQRDEFEDMLRALTLERSQIREAMGFALDNADAAGEIVEVLVESLTLKETPIPTKVARLMLVSDILHNSSAPVKNASAFRTKFETAIPDVMESFNDLYCSITGRITAEALKERVLKVLQVWADWFLFSDAYLNGLKATFLRPGNSGVTSFHSLCGDAPEIEKKTSSEDNNGFRLDEDGALATGKAAATKELLSLPLAELERRCRHNGLSLCGGKETMVARLLSLEEAEKEQVYQKDVAMKYVQGEPHRAGREDVGLNARRLGDGTGDSESDMLGLSRHSMQTGQRRSRECVSPEPEQVSSKQKADPVLPASKWNREDNDNDEDRINGQGLGLSYSSGSDIAGDSGKVDTTEISTDQAIHHPDTIVDEEHRQKLRQIEIAVMQYRESLEEKGLHSMEEIERKVASHRRRLQSDYGLSSIDGANNRWSSERLSLERRERADDARDSSRKRPRSRSRSRSPSRKSSLDRDREYNRSRGRLHGNDAGRDRAREKSSGRGKDDHHDRSSRDREKDRRTGR, translated from the exons ATGAGTTCGAAGAAGGTTCCGTTCAATCGGCATAAGGAGAACGAGGAGGCGAGGAAGAAG AGGGAGGAAGATGAAGCGGCGCGTGTGTACGCGGAGTTTGTCAAGTCATTCGAGGGTGAAAGCGCatctgggtcaaagtttgtccgagGGGGTGTTATCGACCCCAATGCCAAGTTGAGAGCTGATTCTGAAG GTGGAAATTCCAAAGATAGGGGGTCTGTTCCAAAGAAGGGCAGTAG GTATGTTCCATCTTTTGTGCCACCCTCATTTGGGAGAGAACCGGAGAAAAAG AAGGAAGATGAGCGGCCAAAGGAAAAGGAAAGAGGAAAGCCACGGGCAATAGACACTGTCATGGAGGAATTGAAGCTGGAGAAAGAGCTTCGAGAAAGGCGTAATCAAGAACGTGCCAGTCGACATGGTGACACCTCCGTG CCCTCTAGCCGTTTTGATGAACTACCAGATGAATTTGATCCCACTGGGAGACTGCCAGGATCATTTGATGATGGAGATCCGCAAACCACAAATTTATATGTTGGCAATCTCTCTCCTAAG GTGGATGAGAATTTTCTTCTGCGGACATTTGGTCGGTTTGGACCTATTGCAAGCGTCAAGATCATGTGGCCTCGAACAGAAGAAGAACGCAAAAGGCAAAGGCATTGTGGCTTTGTTGCATTCATGAATAGAGCAGAAGGACAGGCAGCCAAGGATGAAATGCAAG GTGTTGTTGTGTATGACTATGAGCTGAAGATTGGGTGGGGAAAATCTGTTGCTCTTCCATCACAAGCACTacctgctcctcctccagggcacatGGCTATCAGAAACAAGGAG GGTGGTACTGTCATCATATCTGGTCCTGGAGGTCCACCTGTTGCATCTGTTACACAGCAAACCTCAGAGCTG GTGCTTACTCCAAATGTTCCTGATATAATGGTTGCTCCGCCAGATGATTCACATCTTCGGCATGTGATTGATACAATGGCCCTGCATGTACTTGATGGCGGATGTGCTTTTGAACAAGCTATAATGGAACGAGGACGAGGAAAAGCATTATTTAACTTCTTGTTTGATCTTAAATCTAAAGAACACACATACTATGTTTGGCGGTTATACTCATTCGCTCAG GGCGATACTTTACAACGATGGCGAACAGAACCATTTATCATGATTACAGGAAGTGGAAG ATGGGTTCCACCTGCTTTGCCATCCAGCCGAAGTCCTGATCGTGAAAAAGAATCTACTTTTGCAGCTGGTAGAACCAGG CGTGTTGAAGTGGAGCGCACATTGACCGAGACACAACGTGATGAATTTGAGGACATGCTGCGTGCATTGACATTAGAGAGAAGTCAGATAAGGGAGGCTATGGGATTTGCATTGGATAATGCTGATGCTGCTGGAGAG ATTGTCGAGGTTCTTGTAGAATCTTTGACACTCAAGGAGACACCTATCCCAACTAAGGTTGCACGGCTTATGCTAGTGTCCGACATCCTTCATAACAGTAGTGCTCCTGTGAAGAATGCCTCTGCATTTCGAACCAAGTTTGAGACTGCTATACCTGATGTCATGGAGAGCTTCAATGACTTGTATTGCAGTATCACAGGAAGGATTACTGCTGAAGCTCTGAAG GAGAGGGTTTTGAAAGTTCTACAAGTATGGGCAGACTGGTTCCTGTTTTCTGATGCATATCTGAATGGGCTAAAAGCTACCTTTCTTAGACCAGGCAACTCTGGGGTCACCTCGTTCCACTCTCTATGTGGTGATGCACCAGAAATTGAAAAGAAAACTAGCTCTGAGGATAATAATGGGTTTAGGCTCGATGAAGATGGTGCCCTGGCCACAGGAAAGGCAGCGGCGACGAAGGAGCTGTTGAGTCTTCCACTTGCTGAACTTGAACGTCGTTGTAGGCATAATGGCCTCTCACTTTGCGGTGGTAAAGAGACGATGGTTGCCAGATTGCTCAGCTTGGAAGAGGCTGAGAAGGAGCAAGTATATCAGAAAGACGTTGCCATGAAATATGTACAAGGCGAACCGCATAGAGCTGGAAGAGAGGATGTTGGTTTGAACGCTCGTAGGCTTGGAGATGGTACTGGTGACAGTGAATCAGATATGCTGGGGCTCTCTCGTCACAGTATGCAAACAGGCCAAAGACGCTCTAGAGAGTGCGTATCTCCTGAACCTGAACAAGTTTCAAGCAAGCAGAAAGCTGATCCTGTTTTGCCAGCTTCTAAATGGAACCGAGAGGACAACGACAATGATGAAGATAGAATAAACGGTCAAGGATTGGGATTAAGCTATTCATCTGGAAGTGATATTGCTGGTGATTCTGGGAAAGTGGACACAACCGAAATTAGTACCGATCAGGCAATTCACCATCCAGATACAATTGTGGATGAAGAGCATAG GCAGAAGCTAAGGCAGATTGAGATTGCTGTAATGCAGTATCGTGAATCTCTAGAGGAGAAGGGGTTGCATAGCATGGAGGAGATTGAGAGGAAGGTTGCCAGCCACCGTAGGCGCCTTCAATCAGACTATGGTTTGTCTTCAATAGATGGTGCAAACAACAGGTGGTCTTCTG AGAGACTATCATTGGAACGGAGAGAAAGGGCGGATGATGCACGTGATTCTTCCAGGAAGCGGCCTCGCAGCCGGAGCAGGAGCCGTAGTCCTTCAAGGAAGTCATCACTGGATAGAGACCGAGAGTACAATCGCAGCAGAGGCAGATTGCATGGCAATGATGCCGGGAGAGACAGGGCGCGCGAAAAAAGCTCAGGCCGAGGGAAGGATGATCACCACGATAGGAGCAGCAGAGACCGGGAAAAGGACAGGAGAACCGGAAGGTGA